The window TGGCTGTTTTTCTGATCCGACGAAAATCACAAACGGAAATGACAGAAGGAGCGAAGATTCTCAGGTGGTGTTTGGGCTGTTCCGTTCGACAAGAAGGAGGAGTCGAGTCCTCGTTGCCAGAAACAAATAGGGGGGTGAAGGCTGTAATGGAAAGAGATTCTAATGGGGCGTCAGAGGTGCTTGCTCGACGAAAGGAAGAGACGGGGTAGAGGTAGCGGTTGGTGTCTCTGACGAGCCCTTCGTGGCTCGTTCTTCATCTTTGGCAGCTTTCGGAGCGACGGAGAAAGTATCCATGTAGAAGAGGGTGTTGGGGTTATTACTTGACAAGAGAAAGAGGTGGAGGAGGGCTGTGGAGGGCTGCTGCACTTTTCTGCTGGCTGGTTTCCACCTCTGGTAGTGGttcaacgagagagagagagagagagagagagagagaaagttttcttaatatttttaattataaaaatagataaaaaaaaatgaaagaaaaatgaaaaagaaatacctcaagggtattttagtcttttcagttttTCGAGGGGCCAAAACTACAATCAAACCAGCTCATAAGGGCcgccaatccaaaaaagtcgaggtttggactaaaaccccaaaaaaatgtataccacagggaccatttttgcaattttgtttaAACAATATATCAAGTTTAATGATATAATATATATCCAAGATAAAGTTTAATTATCTCTTTtagacaaaaataaaaattttcaattCTTCTTGGTTATATTCGCTCAAAAGATAATAGATTAgataatatttttttagtttatacATGTATACTTTCTTTTTCGGTATAGTCAAGAAATACATTATATATTTGGTCTTGAAAACTATAACCAATTTTAAAGTTAAGtttatattgaaaaaaaatacattttaggTCTAAAATGGAAAAAACTACAAACTATAGGGTCtttaatgaaacaaaaatacctaaTTTATCTTTTGGTGGCCTGCTAGGGTCTAAAATAACAAGTAACAGGTTAAAGTTAGGTCTTTtttcgaaaaagaaaaaaaatttccaagtctaaaaagaaaaaaaaatcaaaatataaggtttttttttttttatttatggaaaTAACCCAAAAATAAGAGATTAATGTGCGAATTACACTTGCAAATAGGCCATGTACCTAACAATTTATGTTAACCATGGAAGAAAACATGATAACATTATAaacttgtttgttatgtattGTATTTCATATAGTgattttaataaacaattaatttagGCGGTGTTTGGGATTGTTTTTCAAATAATTTATTGATTTATCGgttaaaagtcaaaaaaaaatgtttgtataaACATAAAAATACTTTTGGAATAGTTTTTCATtagctttaaaaataaaatttaaaaagcatATAATACAtggcttttttattttttagtttttttaaccaaaatagcttaaaagtaaataaataaataaataaagtcaaaCATTTTTTGATGGTTTTTTTTCACCACAAAAGCTAATTCAAAAAATAGTTTTTCCACCATTACAAGCCAATAAACacttttttttttgccaaaagcACTTTTAGAATTCAAAAACAattccaaacacccccttaaaaaATATGTAAAGAATACAAAACAAGGATTTAGAGGAGTTTAATTAGTTATTATTGTTGTATGTAAAGAATAATACCAACAATCGCTCCACTTGAAAATGACATACCACGACATACTCATGTGTTGTATGGAAACACAATCGAATTGAGAACATATCAAATAACCAAAAATTAAAAGGACTCTGATAATAACATTACAAAAATGTTATAAGTCCATAGTATATAGAATCTACAAACCCTTAGATAGAACCAAATATGCTGCCTCTTATAGCGATGATAAATTGTTAGTACATGGTGCAAAAGTGCATTGGGAACAAGCAAAACATTATTATTCGTGAGGAAAAATGTGACTcaggatttttttttttctttttcgaaCGACATGGGTTAATATATGTCTAGAATTGAACCTAATATCTACTAGTTAGAAACTTCTAGTTAGACACTTTGTTAGCAAAATGAACCCCAACTTTTGTGACTCAAGATTACTTAGCAAGGTCTATTTACAAACGTTGAATCTCTCGCAAATAATTATCACGAAGCATAAACACTACTTGCGAAAGTTTAGTGATGGTGCTTTTTATTAGAAAAAGTAGTGTCACGAGTTTGAACTCAAAATTTTGTGACAAATGTGGTCATTTTGTTAGAATCCTAGAACAAAGATTTGTGACACACTACCACTTAATATGGGGGTTAAAGGTAGAGAGTTTGTACATCCAACCGAGGGAAAGAGAGATTGCTTCCATAGATGAAAGATGAACTTCGGTTTATAAATTGCGAGACCACAATGGTCCGTAAATGCAGGAGCTAAGGAAAAATCGGATACAAGCAACAATGTGGAAGAAAAAAGATGGGAAAAACAAGCAAGTAAATAATgtaagaaaaacaaaaacaaataaagtTTCTTGAATTACATAGTCTTAAAACGTTTGAATCTAAAACAATACAACATATAATTAAACATTGGTATGCCATTATTCAACACGAGATTCGGCATCCACTTGTGGAAATCTTGAAATCTAAAGGAGACCCAAGTGTTTCTGAATATCTCTCTGCAAAAACAACACAAGGATATTCATGTAAGATGAAGCAATGAAATCGGTCTATCAgaagggtattttcgtcttttACCTCGACTGTAAAAGGTGATGTGGTGGGGTAGTATCGATCAACAGGCTGCCCGTTTTTATCAACCAAGAACTTGGCAAAGTTCCATTGAACATCTCCTCCAAGAATTCCATAGAAGCCAGTTTTCAAGAACTTGTAAACTGGTGCAGTATTGTCACCGTTTACATCAATCTGTGTAAAAATTCAGCATTTTTTAGTCAAATTTTGAAGATTTAATTGTGTTCTTGAGAATATTTCTTGTTTGAAAAACGATTAAAAAGGTGCTTTGATCTTGGGTTGTTTGAATTTTACCTTGTCAAAGATGGGAAATTCTGATTTGAATCTGGTGCAAACAAAGTCAGCAATCTCTTCATTGGTTCCTGGTTCTTGAGCTCCAAATTGATTGCATGGAAATGCCAAAATTTCAAATCCTACATTCATCAAACAAGTAATTAATGATATTATTCATCAATATGcagaataacaaaacaaaaaaaaacactatttttcTAAAGTTACAAACCTTTCTCCTTGTACTTCAAATAGATTTGATTCAGTTCAGCATAGTTGTCATTTGTAAGCCCACTGCCACAACGAATCAAAAATACCCATAAACAAAAAACTTGATTGTAAATCTAAGCTACTTTAGGGGACCTAATCACAAATGCAAAATAAAGGTGGGACCCTGTATGATGCCCTCATCATCATCAAAGATAGCCCTAGAAAGCTTATGATGAAATGGTAAAAGGTTTGCAAGAACATTTGAAGAGAGAATAATGAAGAATGCTTACCATTTGGATGCGACATTAACAATGAGTAAAACCTTTCCCTTGTAAACGCTGAGGTCTACATCATTACCCTTGGCATCCTGCATAAAATTGACGATTAAATCaccaaaaaaatgaaaataaccaCTAAACACAATAAAAGTTTATGAGATCCAACCCAAATAAGATCAAGAAAATCTACAAGGGAGTGAAATTATATGTTTGACTAAACTGAAGCACCCATAAGGCCATAACGAATTTGTTTCCTAAACGCATACACACAGTTGCAGAAGAAGAATCAAGCTGAGCGTTGACTTTAGTGTGTCAATCTTTCTACTTTTCAGCTTCGAAATTAACATGGATCATGAAGCTTCTGACAAAAAAATATCTGACTATAGATTACCCAACAACAGACGTTACAAGAAGCACAAACTTGGGAACAGATTAGCAGCTAAACCCATACGATTTTTACATGTAAAGAGACAGAGGTTTGACATCAAAACCCAAACTTTGAGTACATATGGGGGCATGGACATGACCATGTTCACGTTTTATGATGTTTGACTAGTTGATTCATCTTATAATCATCAAACTAACAGTATATGAAAATCGACATCTGGGttcttgagagatagaaagagttTAGCAAGATTTAACCTTGACTGTGAAATCGTAGAGGGTTTTCTTTTCGGAAGCGGGTTGGGTCGCCATGGATGGCTGCTTGATGGTGGTTGAGAGGTATAATGCGTTGAAATGTAAAGAAAGACAAGAAAGAAACGGGATTTCTTGGCGAATTAATAGTTGACAGATGAGTGTATGAATGCGATTATTCGCATTGGTGGCTTCAATTCCAAAATGGACACCTAAATTTTGATACTTCTCATTATTTTAAAATACACTAAATGCGACTTTTATAAAGGGTTAGGGTACTAAGGTAGGGATgtttcaaaaacttcaagaaaacATCATTGAAGTTTTGTTTGTATAAAAATAATCATCCAACTAAAGTCATTATATAAAAAACACTAACCAACTATAACTTTTGTTCAAATCCAACCTAATGGTAACCGGTTCTTGTGGGTAAAAAGATGACTTTGATTAAAAATTGTTGTGTTGACCTAACAATTAATGACATGGGATAGAAGTGGGTGACATGACATTTGTATTTGTCTTCTTTAAATCATATTAGGGCTACAAGGAAAAGGAACAACGACTTTTTCTTATCCTACGTTTCTTCTCGTGCTTCATCTTCTTTTTTGGGTCCTGTGATGGCTTCATCTTCTACTAAATCCATAATATCCACCTCAAGCTCAAACATTTCAAAGACAAATAAGGTTTTTGATGATGCTTACCCTTGTGGTTTTGGGTTCCCATCATGTATTTGGACTTCAACCACTAAGAGGAATCCTGGAAAAAAGTTTAGGGTTTGTCCCAACCAATGGGTGAGTTATCATACCTTTCTCCTCCATATTTGGTTGGTTATGTCATTTTCCTTATTTGGTTGGTTATTTGTTTTAACTTTGTTGCATATGAAGGATCCAAATAAACCAAACTGTACTATTTGGAAATGGGTTGATGAATATGAAGGACCAATAAACAAGAATAAGAAAAATGAAGCAAAAGCAGAAGAAGATTCCATTGAAATGGGgatatcaattttggaaaaatcattTCAACGAGCACAAAGAGAAGGGAATAAGGAATCTATAAGTTTTACAAAGGAATTGACACAAATAAGTAGGAAATTGTGGATTCGAAAGTGTTTGATAATCATGCTTGCAATtgtgtttttatttaaattaatgatttagTATATATGTGTAAGCTTATGCAATGTACTTGTCTTAGTATGTATGCGAAGTTGTAGTATGACTTTGAAATTAACAGTGTTTTAATGAAATAGAAATTTTACCACCTGTTCTTCAATGTCAACCTCCTCATCAACCACTTGTTTTTCAATGCAAACCTCATCATCACCCACTTGGAGTAACATCCCAAATACCAATGATGAAATGATATAAAGTTAGTAATTTTCCATAAAATAAGTTACATTTCAACCCCAACCTCCACATCAACTCCTTGTTCTTCAGCCACTTGTTCTTCAACCTTCGTTTCCATTAATTAGGAAGGTAGTGTAACTTTAACAAGTTCATCATCGTTGAGGTTACCTGTTCTTCAACCTCCGTTTCCATTAGTTAGGAAGGTAGTGTAACTTTAACAAGTTCATCATCGTTGAGGTCGAAAACAACACGAGCATCCGATGTAGTGTGGTCAGATTCGATTGTTCTTGAGCATTTTGAACCACTATTGATATGCTCGTCGGATTTTTGCTCCTTTTCCATTTTTGGTTATCTTTCACGAGATTCCAAAAGCCAATAAACTTAAAAgtcttctttttttttctttttggtacACTTTTAAAGCTTTCTTCAAAATCACTCATCATTTTCTCCGCTTTTCCATTGACATTGCTTGTTGTTATACAAAACATTAAACAACATGACTTCCTTGTTTGTTTTTCCTTTATTTGAAATACACTTGGTCTTTTGAACAATAATCTGGAAGGTTCAATCCTTTGTGGAACCTTTTTGTAACTTGCCTTAAAAAATTGTCATGTTTTTGGTCTTTTCTTGTCTTCGCGTCTTCAGAAATATCGATTCATGCTTGTACCAATGCTAAAACTTCTTCGGGTTCCCATGCTTTGGCCTCCGCCTTATCTTTTCTTTTACTTGGTGCTTTAGTGGGTtggtttctcgaatgatttcAGGTTCAGAGTCAGAAATGGGTGCTTGAGTCTTTGTGGCGAATTCGGGTTGAGTCAAAAAGTCAAACAGATTAACCACAGGTCCGTTTTGTGGTTGTGAGTATTGTTATGGGAATTGGTGGGGATCATATGGTAGCAAATTGTTTGTAACATTCCAAGATTTGTCATTTATAGTCCCTGGGATGGAAGGGTAAAGCCATGAAAAGCCTAGGGGCTAACTTGTAATTTTGGGACCAGgaggagtacgttgtgcgtaaATAAGGGTGCACTGAGCGTACTAGGTgcgccctagtacgttgggcgtactcatgtcagaaggaaaccctaatatttagggtttgggtgttatataaacatccttatggcTCATTTCTCCCATCACTTTCAGCCTCCATACCCGAGAgacgtcccaaaccctagttttgtGTGTGAGTGTGAGTTAGTGTGTGTTTTAAGCTCTTGAAGGTGAAGGCATTGCATCAAATAGTTGGAGAAGGAAGGCAAGCTTGAAGATCCGAAGTTCTCTGGTCctctagaagctccagaaggtaaaaagcttctagCTTGGCAACTATTTTGAGTAGATCTTGTCTTGTTTAGTTTCTTGGCacttttcttgtcccaaaaaccccaaTATGGTGCACGATGCATTTTGGTCATATTAAGTTGTCCATCCAGACCCTAGAaagggtcctaagtgataaaaatgatgtccTAATAGTTGAATGTGTCCCATACATAGAGTAggtaggtcttaatgggttaagatcaTATATTAAGAACTTTCTGGACGTCCAgagtcttaaagttcaagactttatgaGTCTTAGgcacatttggtcgatggatctaaagtttgggattaagtgcttaagccattaagcacttatgagAGTTTTGGTTCAGActtgcgtacgccccgcgtagataGCAGTACTCCCCGCGTACCGAGTCAACGGTCCTGTTTTTCAGTCAACACGAGatggagtacgcctcgcgtaccataggagtatgcccaacgtactacccCTGTTGGGCTTTTGCGATTTAGGCTTCGAGATTGGGCTaccttttggactagttggacTTGGTCCTTGATGGACTCTCTGGATAAGAGTACTTTGGGCCAGTTTTGGTAGTGAGTCTTTGAATGAGGCCCAAatagggagttgggcccaatttggaaaattgggccaataatgggccttgTATGTGTGGACTTGTGGATCATggatttggtattgggccttggcccaaattagagTAAAGGCAAAATGGAATATTATCATGGGTGGGACTCTTGGTAAAACTGGTATTCCCATTTATTGACTTAATATTCGTtattttggatagttcgggatttttggtGAGACAACGATTCGGGAATTCGATTCTCTAGTTCAGATCTACATTGCGAGGTGAATTATCCTTACTATattcaagggtctaaggcaccaaggctgaccctttgCATTATTATTTGGATTAATTGTTGTTATGAgatgttagatcgatatcctggtagataggatggttatgcttagtgacctgtagtttggtctgactgtctgtatgctggtaggagattacatgttatatgtccacatgattgattggtagttgatggtattccatcccgaggatgataggaCCTTAGTATGTTGTCTCTACatactgttatatgattatctgatataggtgcacatgtttgattggttatgggcattccaacccgatggttgtgggccgagagtattccatcccgaggatgattggactcgttaTGTGTGATTATCttttatatatgtattatgtgtgggcattccaaccagatggttgtgggccgagagtattccatcccgatgatgattagactcatagtatgtgggcattccaacccgatggttgtgggcctggggtattccatcccgatggatgattggacccatagtatatgttatatatatattgtgtgtgaGCATTCTAACCTAATGGTTGTGGGTCGAGAGTATTCtgtcctgaggatgattggactcgtagtaggtgggcattccaacccgatggttgattggacccatagtatgttggcattccaacccgatggttgaggggcatggggtattccatcctaatggatgattggacccatagtatgttgtttgttattgtatgtgtattgttgtttgtatgagtattttgggggtaactcactaagtcttcgagcttacatttatcgattagtGTTTCAGGTACAACAGATGATCGCGGAAAAGCGAAGACGTGACTATACACTTCCtttatttatgattatgatttgtcggaactctgatatgaaactattttgaaaacactttgtaataatttCAATGGTTTTTAATTGGtagaaaaagtttaaattgattTGAATTTGATGGATGTTACACTGTCATAGTGATAAACCATGGAATAAATCGGTTGATTATACGAAGGTCTTAGGATTATGGTGTTTCTTATTGTTTGGGTCATTGGAAGAAGAtacgttaaaagttttgaaaaaaaagatATTGAAAGAGAGAAAATTCGTATTAAGATGTGGTAAATTAAAGGTTGTAAGGTTTTATTTATAGGAAAAaaacataatcgaattttaaataTTTGACCGTTCAAAGGTTGGAAAGAAAAAAAGTAAGAGAGAGAATGTATGGCGGAATACTACCTTATGCGGCAAAACCACATTAGAAACCATGGTTTGAAACAAAACCACATCAAAAACCACAGTCTAAGGGCGGTGTTCCTCATTGCCATCCTAACAAACAACAAGGGAGACCGTAGCCACTCCCTTTATTCTAAAGATAACTTAAAGTTTCAATATTATGAAATACAAATATTAGTTATTTATATACTAAAATGATATGGAGTTGATAAATGAATAACCAAATCTATATAGACGCGTCAACACCAAGTAAATATTTTGAACAAAATTTGCAAACCCAACATGTCTGGACAATTAAGTGACCGGTTAATTAAATCGACAATTCAAGAGATCTAACGACGTAATTAAAACTTGATTAAGATATTTTGGGACACAGACTTCACACTTGATTTTATACATGTAGAAGGTCATTTCAATAATATATAATTTGGTTTACATATCACATCACACAAGATGTCCAAAGTTAAAAATTACATCATAAGAAAACGTTCAAAACATTAACGATAACAAAGTGCTCATTTATTAAGAAAAAACGGCAAAAGCACATTATAGAGCAAGCACTTAAGCAACACCAAGCAACTTCTTTATATCCTTCTGCAATAcgcaaaaaacaaacaaaaactcatcaattaattaaactttatgGGCATCAATTTTAGACAAATTACATTATGAAATAAGTCCTATACGTACCTCAATGCTTAGAGGAGCAGTGGTGGGAGCATAACGATCAACAACCTTTCCTTCTTTGTCAACTAGAAACTTTGTGAAGTTCCACTTAATACTGTCACCAAGAAGTCCTCCTTTGCTTGACCTCAAGAAGGTGTACAAAGGTTCTGACGTTTTTCCGTTCACATCAACCTACAATGGGAAGTAAGCCATGCTTGTCAGACAGGATGTGACATGACATAATAGGATGCACTGCATTTGACGTATATTCGACTGGGACTAATATCAGTGAGACAAAGACTGTAATTTTTGTCCTATCAGTGTTCCACCTTTTAGATGGGacataaaattgaaatttttgtctCATCAACATTAGTCATAGTCACCGACTAATGCACATCAAACACAATACAATTGTATCATCTGAAATGACAAATTCAGATAAAGCTATAATGTTTTTTAGTTTTTACCAACCTTTCCAAAGACAGGATACTCGGCTTTGAATCGAGTGCAAACGAAATCCTGGATTTCTTCATTACTCCCTGGTTCTTGCCCATTAAACTGATTGCATGGAAATGCAAGAATCTCAAAACCTATAAAGATTCAACTTACTTGAGTTACAAGAAACAATTATAAACTGTCATAAGTAGTTCAAATGAGATCAAGAAACACAAACCTTGGTCCTTGTACTTCTGATACAAGGTTGTCAGCTCAGGGTAattagagttcgttaaaccactGCAACACAAAAACGATAAATCGATAATTAAAATTTGAGCTCATAAAAAAGATCGATCTTTCTTCAAAATTTATAGCTTACCATTGTGATGCGACATTAACAATCAGCAAGACTTTTCCTCTGAAAGTGCTGAGATCCACATCTTGTCCCTTTGCGTTCTGATAAAAAAAAAGAACCAAACTTGTCAAACACAAAGATTAAAAAAGACGATATTCATAAGAAAGTTTATAACTTCGTTCAATCTTTCTGAAATCGATGGAACATATTCGAAAATCTTTGCTTCAATTGGAAGCTTTCATACAATCATCAATGAACATGCATACATTCGGTATAACTGATTCAAGAAACCATCTTTGATCTTTCATAATACCCATAAAAGAGAACACAACTAACAAAATCAAGATCAAATTTTTTACATCAAAACGTGCTCAGCTACAACGTAATCGACAGAGATCattttcaaaaccctaaaaattaagatAAAATGAAGTAACAAACCACGGATAACAAGATCGCAATCAAATTTCGACAACCACAACGAGAAATGAATATTTAATCAATCAAAATCACTTAAAAACCCCtaaatttgaagatatcaaacctTAACGGTGAAGTCGTAAACTGATTGCTTCGATTGAGTGGCCATTGAGCTGAAATTTACCACTGGCGTTCTTTTGGTATTGCAGAATCTGGTGGAAAACCACGATCTTTTTGAACCTATTGGAAGAGAGATCGAAGAAACAGATGAAATTTTGAGAGAATTTGAAAGGGGTCTCGAATTAAAGACTAGAATTCTTTGGGTGATAAGATTATTGAACACACGAGCTGATGAACAAGACATTGGGGTCTgttgatatatatatacaacACGTATCTGGTGATGGCGGTGGAATAATGTAAACGTTAAAACATAAAAACGAGTCGTTTGATTCGTTttcatgtttttattatttttgtgtgGAAATCGGACTAGATGCGTGGCCGTTTCTAGTTGTGATGATGTGGCGGCGGTAGCGGTCGGAAGGCATGGCGGTTATTGGACGGTGGAGATTTTGGTATTGAATGATCCAACGGTGGGAATCGTTATTCTGTGTGAAAGCAGTGATACTCCGAATGAAACTTTGATCAAATCAAATGCCCCTTAAGGTTTAATGTATTTCAGTTTTAGTCCTTATGTTGCAGCATTTAAAAACTTTTTTTGTAGGTGAAAATGTTTTTCTGTGTAATATTATATTACAAATTTTAAATATTTCGATTAACGTCATTTCAACCAAATTGCTTACtcatttattataatttattataatgtgattttttatttttatgtaaacAATTAAGTAAAGGTAGTATAGTGAACAAAAGTAAATCTATAAGGGGGTTCGATCTAATTTTGCGGTATCAAAACCGGATTTGGATTAAATCAGCCGTTCCACATTACCTTCTCAGCATCCTTTTCTAGAAGCATTTCAAATATGTTAAAACTAAACATGTCgtggtttttgtttttgtttatttatttttttaaatggcACAAAGAGAATATTATTGCAAATGTTATTTTCTGAATTTTGCATAacgaattatttttattttaaactgAAAATCGTAGGTTTAATGTTGACCTATTTATCTTAATTTAATGACAAAAAAacattatgtttttaattttttttatttttatactgTATTTTTCagtatttgtttaaaaaaaatatgttttacttttttatttatttttattttgacaagTTTGACATTGCATTTTCAAAACCAGGATGATAAATTGGGTTCGTTCATAGAACCTAGTAAAATGGTTAAAATTAAACAAATTTGAAAAATATGATACACGATtttgaaataaaatataataatagaatgtcaaaattaaaaataaaaaataataataaaataataaaaaaaaagtaaaacataatatttttacgctattattttattttttttggaacaGCTAgattttatttaaaagaaaaaaggcCTAGCAAGAAGCTAAAGACAAAACGAAATAATTGCATCATAATGTTTAAAATGAGATTTTGAAGCCATAAATTTCACTTAATAGAGTTTATGTTTTCGATGCACTGCCCAATTAAAAGAAGAAACAACAATATCATCAAATAACATATCTTGTCTAGGTCTCGTTTGGTCAAATATGCATTTATTTCTAAAGTTTCATATAGACCACCAATTTGTATAGATAAtagcaaggttgtaaaaatcgtttggcGGTAACTCAGCGGTCGACTGGCGATAAACGATTAATCGGACTACGCGGGGATTAATcgaagattaatcggggacccttaattattaataaaaacatttagaaaattaATATTCCCTAAAAAACcaagtatttgaaaatttaaaatttaaaatttaaaatttaaaaattttaaaaactttagtttaatattttaaaattttaaagcttaacattttaaaattttaaaattttggtgtaaaatttgaaaattagtttttctttaatttaaaaaaaaaatcccgcCTATGATCGCCGAGACCGCCAAGGCCgactttgaccgattttgaccaatTTCCGCCAAGCACCCTAATCGTAATCGGTTTAAGGCCGTTAAGCGATTAATCGACCGCCAAggccgatttctgcaacactgGATAATAGCTTCCAATATAGCCTTCTTATTCATATTTAAACGAACGGACTCCAAGAAAAAAGATATCCCATCCACAAAATTTAAAAAAGACAGATCAAGATCGCACCACTGACTGATCTTTAGATTTAAAGCTTTAGCAACCGTACACCTAAGAAAAGAGATGATTAACACTCTTTGTTTGATCCATGCAAATAGGACAAAGAGAACAGGGGACATCAATACCTCTAGAAATAAGATTATCTTTAGTATGAAGACGATCTAGCATAGTTTACCAACTAAAAATATTCACTTTGATTGACACCAATCTATTTCATCTAGTTTCACTCAACCCATGTAGTAACATTATGTTATCAATTATCTCACACGTCCCTTTCACCGAAAAATCAACATTATTAGCCATATTCCACACCCAAGAGTCTTTATAATCCCAAAATTTAACATTAGCTAATAACTCTATCATGGTCAAAAATTGAGAAGTTTGAGCCCCTCTTCTCATATCATATCTCCAACACCGATTTCGGTTGTTACCTTGATGCCTATCAGCAACAACACAATTAGAATCAACATCCAAAGCAGCTAGTCTAGGAAATAACTCGATCGAAGGAACACTTCCAACCCACACTTCCTTCCAAAACatagtattcccccccccccccccatctctAATAGATAATGCTAAGGTGGAAAGATGAATAATACGTTTAGCATGTAATTTCAAGATGGAACCCACTATCGACGACCACGCTCCTTTTGTA of the Lactuca sativa cultivar Salinas chromosome 6, Lsat_Salinas_v11, whole genome shotgun sequence genome contains:
- the LOC111901139 gene encoding glutathione peroxidase 1; translation: MATQPASEKKTLYDFTVKDAKGNDVDLSVYKGKVLLIVNVASKCGLTNDNYAELNQIYLKYKEKGFEILAFPCNQFGAQEPGTNEEIADFVCTRFKSEFPIFDKIDVNGDNTAPVYKFLKTGFYGILGGDVQWNFAKFLVDKNGQPVDRYYPTTSPFTVERDIQKHLGLL
- the LOC111901140 gene encoding probable phospholipid hydroperoxide glutathione peroxidase; protein product: MSCSSARVFNNLITQRILVFNSRPLSNSLKISSVSSISLPIGSKRSWFSTRFCNTKRTPVVNFSSMATQSKQSVYDFTVKNAKGQDVDLSTFRGKVLLIVNVASQCGLTNSNYPELTTLYQKYKDQGFEILAFPCNQFNGQEPGSNEEIQDFVCTRFKAEYPVFGKVDVNGKTSEPLYTFLRSSKGGLLGDSIKWNFTKFLVDKEGKVVDRYAPTTAPLSIEKDIKKLLGVA